The following coding sequences are from one Reyranella humidisoli window:
- a CDS encoding cryptochrome/photolyase family protein has translation MPAIRSLILVLGDQLTPTLTSLAGADPARDRVLMAELWDEAGYVRHHRKKIAFLFSAMRHFAAELRGLGWTVDYVTLDDPDNRGSFTGQLDAAIAQHRPERVVVTEAGEWRVRRMQESWAARFSLPVDILPDERFLCSPASFAAWGAGRKQLRMEYFYRDMRRRTGLLMEGDQPAGGRWNFDAENRKPARADLFMPRPRGVAPDAITREVLALVEARFGDHFGDLEPFWFAVTRADAEAAFAAFVETALPKFGDYQDAMLAGEPFLYHAVIAPYLNCGLLDPLLVCRQVEAAWRAGRVPLNAAEGFIRQIIGWREYVRGIYWLKMPGYERSNFLGHTRKLPGFYWTGETDMACVRAAVTQTREQAYAHHIQRLMITGNFALLAGIDPHELHEWYLAVYADAYEWVELPNTVGMSQFADGGLLASKPYAASGAYIDRMSDYCGGCAYEVKQRTGPRACPFNALYWDFIARHRERIGRNPRMAQMVRTYDKFADAERARIADSAASFLAGL, from the coding sequence ATGCCCGCCATCCGCAGCCTCATCCTCGTCCTCGGCGACCAGCTCACGCCGACCCTCACCAGCCTCGCTGGGGCCGATCCGGCGCGCGACCGCGTGCTCATGGCGGAACTGTGGGACGAGGCGGGCTATGTGCGGCATCACAGGAAGAAGATCGCCTTCCTGTTCTCGGCCATGCGCCATTTCGCGGCGGAGCTGCGCGGGCTGGGCTGGACGGTCGATTATGTGACCCTGGACGATCCGGACAATCGCGGGTCGTTCACCGGGCAACTCGACGCGGCGATCGCGCAGCACCGGCCGGAGCGGGTTGTGGTCACGGAAGCGGGCGAGTGGCGGGTGCGGCGGATGCAGGAGTCCTGGGCGGCGCGCTTTTCGCTGCCGGTGGACATCCTGCCGGACGAGCGTTTCCTGTGTTCGCCCGCGTCGTTCGCCGCCTGGGGCGCAGGCCGCAAGCAGCTGCGCATGGAGTATTTCTATCGCGACATGCGCCGCCGCACCGGGCTGCTGATGGAGGGCGATCAGCCGGCCGGCGGGCGCTGGAACTTCGATGCGGAGAACCGCAAGCCCGCCAGGGCCGACCTGTTCATGCCGCGGCCGCGCGGGGTGGCGCCCGATGCGATCACGCGCGAGGTGCTGGCGCTGGTCGAGGCGCGCTTCGGTGACCATTTCGGCGATCTGGAGCCGTTCTGGTTCGCCGTCACGCGGGCCGACGCGGAGGCGGCGTTCGCGGCCTTCGTGGAGACGGCGCTGCCGAAGTTCGGCGACTACCAGGACGCCATGCTGGCGGGCGAGCCGTTCCTCTATCACGCCGTCATCGCGCCCTACCTGAACTGCGGCCTGCTCGATCCGTTGCTGGTCTGCCGGCAGGTCGAGGCGGCGTGGCGCGCCGGCCGGGTGCCGCTGAACGCGGCCGAAGGGTTCATCCGCCAGATCATCGGCTGGCGCGAATATGTCCGCGGGATCTACTGGCTGAAGATGCCGGGCTACGAGCGCAGCAACTTCCTCGGCCATACGCGGAAGCTGCCCGGCTTCTACTGGACGGGCGAGACGGATATGGCCTGCGTGCGGGCGGCGGTGACGCAGACGCGCGAGCAGGCCTACGCGCACCATATCCAGCGGCTGATGATCACCGGCAACTTCGCGCTGCTGGCGGGGATCGATCCGCACGAGCTGCACGAATGGTATCTCGCGGTCTATGCCGACGCCTACGAATGGGTCGAGCTGCCCAACACGGTGGGCATGAGCCAGTTCGCCGATGGCGGCCTGCTCGCGTCCAAGCCCTATGCCGCGAGCGGCGCCTATATCGATCGCATGTCGGACTATTGCGGGGGCTGCGCCTACGAGGTGAAGCAGCGGACGGGACCGCGCGCCTGTCCCTTCAACGCCCTCTATTGGGATTTCATCGCGCGGCACCGCGAGCGGATCGGGCGCAATCCCCGCATGGCGCAGATGGTCCGCACCTACGACAAGTTCGCCGATGCGGAGCGGGCGCGGATCGCGGACAGCGCGGCTTCGTTCCTGGCGGGGCTGTGA
- a CDS encoding DUF2256 domain-containing protein, translating to MAKRYTKSTLPEKICAACGRPFAWRKKWARDWDQVKTCSERCKGDLRRKGRTQTTRE from the coding sequence ATGGCGAAGCGCTACACCAAGTCGACCCTTCCCGAGAAGATCTGCGCCGCCTGCGGCCGTCCCTTCGCCTGGCGCAAGAAGTGGGCGCGGGACTGGGACCAGGTGAAGACCTGCTCGGAACGCTGCAAGGGCGATCTGCGGCGCAAGGGTCGGACCCAAACCACCCGGGAATGA
- a CDS encoding GIY-YIG nuclease family protein: MDNEDGAHVYILRCSDGSYYVGSARRGLERRLSEHNNGTYEGYTAKRLPVVIVWSEHFLNITDAIAVERQIKGWSRAKKEALIRGDFGALRAHAKRGGK; the protein is encoded by the coding sequence ATGGACAACGAAGACGGAGCGCACGTCTACATACTTCGCTGTTCAGACGGCAGCTACTATGTCGGCTCGGCGCGTCGTGGCCTGGAGCGGCGTCTTTCGGAGCACAACAACGGCACTTACGAAGGCTATACCGCCAAACGTCTTCCCGTGGTCATCGTTTGGTCGGAGCATTTTCTGAACATCACGGATGCAATCGCGGTCGAACGGCAAATCAAGGGCTGGTCGCGCGCCAAGAAGGAAGCCCTGATCAGAGGCGACTTCGGGGCCCTTCGGGCACATGCAAAACGAGGTGGCAAGTAA
- a CDS encoding NADP-dependent isocitrate dehydrogenase, producing the protein MSDLEIVWTKVDEAPGLATYSLLPIVEAFVATAGVKMKLKDISLTGRIIANFPDKLKPEQKIGDELAELGKLAMKPEANIIKLPNISASIPQLKAAIKELQSKGYDIPNYPDSDATPADKEIRARYGKVLGSAVNPVLREGNSDRRAAGAVKQYARKHPHKMGAWSKDSKTRVATMSGGDFYGSEVATTVAAPTNARIELAAADGAVTVLKPKIPLKAGEIIDCSVMSAKALNAFYASAIEMAKKDGVLFSLHLKTTMMKISDPILFGHCVSVFFADVFAKHGATFKKLGIDPDNGLGDLLARIESLPEAEKAAIKADIQAEYAKRPGLAMVNSDKGITNLHVPSDVIIDASMPAMIRESGKMWGADGKLHDVIAAIPDRCYSTLFQATIEDCKAHGAFDPKTMGSVPNVGLMAQQAEEYGSHDKTFELAAAGTVRVVAEDGKVLMEQKVEAGDVFRMCQVKDEPIQDWVKLGVRRARLTNTPAVFWLDAKRAHDAQLIAKVEKYLKNEDTKGLDIRIMAPVEAIKFSLERIRKGQDTISVTGNVLRDYLTDLFPIMELGTSAKMLSIVPLLQGGGLFETGAGGSAPKHVEQFQQEGYLRWDSLGEFLALGASLEHLAQTTGNEDVKVLAETLDEANAKILEDNRSPARKVGELDNRGSHFYLAKYWAEALARRDNSTSLSARFKPLAKLLEENEAKIDAELIAAQGKPVDTGGYYLPDQKKTSAGMRPSKTLNDALASL; encoded by the coding sequence ATGTCGGATCTCGAAATCGTCTGGACGAAGGTCGATGAGGCCCCCGGTCTCGCGACCTATTCCCTGCTCCCGATCGTCGAGGCGTTCGTCGCGACCGCCGGCGTGAAGATGAAGCTGAAGGACATTTCGCTGACCGGCCGCATCATCGCCAACTTCCCCGACAAGCTGAAGCCCGAGCAGAAGATCGGCGACGAGCTGGCCGAACTCGGCAAGCTGGCGATGAAGCCGGAAGCCAACATCATCAAGCTGCCCAACATCTCCGCCTCGATCCCGCAGCTCAAGGCCGCGATCAAGGAGCTGCAGTCCAAGGGCTACGACATCCCCAACTATCCCGACAGCGACGCCACGCCGGCCGACAAGGAAATCCGCGCCCGCTACGGCAAGGTGCTGGGCAGCGCCGTGAACCCGGTCCTGCGCGAGGGCAATTCCGACCGCCGCGCCGCCGGCGCCGTGAAGCAGTATGCGCGCAAGCATCCGCACAAGATGGGCGCCTGGAGCAAGGATTCGAAGACCCGCGTAGCGACCATGTCGGGCGGCGACTTCTACGGCTCGGAGGTCGCGACCACCGTCGCGGCGCCGACCAATGCCCGCATCGAGCTGGCCGCCGCCGACGGCGCGGTCACAGTGCTGAAGCCGAAGATTCCGCTGAAGGCCGGCGAGATCATCGACTGCTCGGTGATGAGCGCCAAGGCGCTGAACGCCTTCTACGCCTCGGCGATCGAGATGGCGAAGAAGGACGGCGTCCTGTTCTCGCTGCACCTCAAGACGACCATGATGAAGATCTCCGATCCCATCCTGTTCGGCCACTGCGTGTCGGTGTTCTTCGCCGACGTCTTCGCCAAGCACGGCGCGACGTTCAAGAAGCTCGGCATCGATCCCGACAACGGCCTGGGCGACCTGCTCGCCCGCATCGAGAGCCTGCCGGAGGCCGAGAAGGCCGCGATCAAGGCCGACATCCAGGCCGAGTACGCGAAGCGCCCCGGCCTCGCGATGGTGAATTCCGACAAGGGCATCACCAATCTCCACGTGCCCAGCGACGTGATCATCGACGCCTCGATGCCGGCGATGATCCGCGAATCGGGCAAGATGTGGGGCGCCGACGGCAAGCTGCACGACGTCATCGCCGCCATTCCCGACCGCTGCTACTCGACGCTCTTCCAGGCCACGATCGAGGACTGCAAGGCGCACGGCGCCTTCGATCCCAAGACCATGGGCTCGGTGCCGAACGTCGGCCTGATGGCCCAGCAGGCCGAGGAATACGGCAGCCACGACAAGACCTTCGAACTCGCCGCGGCCGGCACCGTCCGCGTCGTGGCCGAGGACGGCAAGGTCCTGATGGAGCAGAAGGTGGAGGCCGGCGACGTCTTCCGCATGTGCCAGGTCAAGGACGAGCCGATCCAGGACTGGGTCAAGCTCGGCGTGCGCCGCGCGCGGCTCACCAACACCCCGGCGGTGTTCTGGCTCGACGCCAAACGCGCCCACGACGCGCAGCTGATCGCCAAGGTCGAAAAGTACCTCAAGAACGAGGACACCAAGGGTCTCGACATCCGCATCATGGCGCCGGTCGAGGCCATCAAATTCTCGCTCGAGCGCATCCGCAAGGGCCAGGACACGATCTCGGTCACCGGCAACGTGCTGCGCGACTACCTGACCGACCTGTTCCCGATCATGGAGCTGGGCACCTCGGCCAAGATGCTGTCGATCGTCCCGCTGCTGCAGGGCGGCGGCCTGTTCGAGACCGGCGCCGGCGGCTCGGCGCCCAAGCATGTCGAGCAGTTCCAGCAGGAAGGCTACCTGCGCTGGGATTCGCTGGGCGAGTTCCTGGCGCTGGGCGCGTCGCTGGAGCATCTGGCGCAGACCACCGGCAACGAGGACGTGAAGGTGCTGGCCGAGACGCTCGACGAGGCCAACGCCAAGATCCTCGAGGACAACCGCTCGCCTGCCCGCAAGGTCGGCGAGCTGGACAATCGCGGCAGCCATTTCTACCTGGCCAAGTACTGGGCCGAGGCGCTGGCCCGCCGCGACAACAGCACGTCCCTCTCCGCCCGCTTCAAGCCGCTGGCGAAGCTGCTGGAGGAGAACGAGGCCAAGATCGACGCCGAGCTGATCGCGGCGCAGGGCAAGCCGGTGGACACCGGCGGCTACTACCTGCCCGACCAGAAGAAGACCTCGGCCGGCATGCGCCCGAGCAAGACCCTGAACGACGCACTCGCCTCGCTCTAG
- a CDS encoding ABC-F family ATP-binding cassette domain-containing protein gives MIRLDNISKQNGHQILFIDASMGLQKGEKAGLVGPNGAGKTTLFRMISGQEQPDDGQVTIDAGMTIGYFSQDVGEMSGMSAVAAVMDGVGPVSALAVEIAQLEAAMADPEQADNMDALVERYGEVQGRFEELDGYALDARAREVLAGLSFSQERMDGDVGLLSGGWKMRVALARILLMRPDGMLLDEPSNHLDLESLIWLEDFLKKYDGALLMTSHDREFMNRIVGKIIEIDGGTLITYSGNFDFYEVQRALGEKQRQAQFERQQAMLAKEMKFIERFKARASHAAQVQSRVKKLDKIEKVEPPRRRQSVRFEFRAPPRSGEDVVSFRGVHKGYGTQPIYQGLDLRLRRQERWCVLGANGAGKSTLLKLVAGATEPDDGSVTVGASVKMGYFAQHSMDLLDGDDTVFESLDHSFPQAGTGALKSLAGCFGFSGDDVEKPCRVLSGGEKARLVMAKMLFDPPNFLVLDEPTNHLDMATKEMLVAALAQFEGTMLFVSHDRHFLAALSNRVLELTPEGVHQYGGGYTEYVASTGQEAPGLHPG, from the coding sequence ATGATTCGTCTCGACAACATCAGCAAGCAGAACGGCCACCAGATCCTGTTCATCGATGCGTCGATGGGCCTCCAGAAGGGGGAGAAGGCAGGGCTGGTCGGACCCAACGGCGCCGGCAAGACCACGCTGTTCCGGATGATCTCCGGCCAGGAACAGCCCGATGACGGCCAGGTGACGATCGATGCCGGCATGACCATCGGCTATTTCAGTCAGGATGTCGGCGAGATGTCGGGCATGAGCGCCGTCGCGGCGGTCATGGACGGCGTCGGGCCGGTGAGTGCGCTGGCGGTCGAGATCGCCCAGCTCGAGGCAGCGATGGCCGATCCCGAGCAGGCCGACAACATGGATGCGCTGGTCGAGCGCTATGGCGAGGTGCAGGGCCGCTTCGAGGAGCTGGACGGCTACGCGCTCGACGCCCGCGCGCGCGAGGTGCTGGCGGGGCTTTCGTTCAGCCAGGAGCGCATGGACGGCGATGTCGGTCTGCTGTCCGGCGGCTGGAAGATGAGGGTGGCGCTGGCCCGCATCCTGCTGATGCGACCCGACGGCATGTTGCTCGACGAGCCCTCCAACCATCTCGATCTCGAAAGCCTGATCTGGCTGGAGGACTTCCTCAAGAAATACGATGGCGCGCTGCTGATGACGAGCCACGACCGCGAGTTCATGAACCGCATCGTCGGCAAGATCATCGAGATCGACGGCGGCACGCTCATCACCTATTCGGGCAACTTCGACTTCTACGAGGTTCAGCGCGCACTGGGCGAGAAGCAGCGGCAGGCGCAGTTCGAGCGCCAGCAGGCGATGCTGGCCAAGGAGATGAAGTTCATCGAGCGCTTCAAGGCGCGCGCGTCGCACGCCGCCCAGGTGCAGAGCCGGGTGAAGAAGCTCGACAAGATCGAGAAGGTCGAGCCGCCGCGGCGCCGCCAGTCGGTGAGGTTCGAGTTCCGCGCGCCACCGCGCTCGGGCGAGGACGTGGTGAGCTTCCGCGGCGTCCACAAGGGCTACGGCACGCAGCCGATCTACCAGGGGCTCGACCTCAGGCTGCGCCGCCAGGAGCGCTGGTGCGTGCTGGGCGCCAATGGTGCCGGCAAGTCGACCTTGCTGAAGCTGGTGGCCGGCGCGACCGAGCCCGACGACGGCAGCGTGACCGTCGGCGCCAGCGTCAAGATGGGCTACTTCGCCCAGCACTCGATGGACCTGCTGGACGGCGACGACACGGTCTTCGAATCGCTGGACCATTCGTTCCCGCAGGCGGGCACCGGTGCGCTGAAATCGCTGGCCGGCTGCTTCGGCTTCTCCGGCGACGATGTCGAGAAGCCCTGCCGCGTCCTGTCCGGCGGCGAGAAGGCGCGCCTGGTCATGGCCAAGATGCTGTTCGATCCGCCGAACTTCCTGGTGCTCGACGAGCCCACCAACCATCTCGACATGGCGACCAAGGAGATGCTGGTCGCAGCGCTCGCGCAGTTCGAGGGCACGATGCTGTTCGTCTCCCACGACCGCCACTTCCTCGCCGCGCTCTCCAACCGCGTCCTCGAACTGACGCCGGAAGGCGTGCATCAGTATGGCGGCGGCTACACGGAGTACGTCGCCAGCACCGGCCAGGAAGCGCCGGGCCTGCATCCGGGCTGA
- a CDS encoding YciI family protein yields the protein MRVMVIVKATADSEKGFVRSPDTMALMEAMGKFNEELQKAGILRDGDGLKPTSEGRRVAFEGAGRTVRQGPFAPAGEQIAGFWLWDVKDMDEAVAWVKRCPNPMPGPSEIEIRPLYELADLMGESD from the coding sequence ATGCGTGTGATGGTGATCGTGAAGGCGACCGCGGACAGCGAGAAGGGATTCGTCCGTTCTCCGGATACCATGGCGCTGATGGAGGCCATGGGGAAGTTCAACGAGGAGCTTCAGAAGGCCGGCATCCTGCGCGACGGCGATGGGCTGAAGCCTACGTCCGAGGGCCGGCGGGTGGCCTTCGAGGGCGCCGGCCGCACGGTGAGGCAGGGGCCGTTCGCGCCGGCTGGGGAGCAGATCGCGGGCTTCTGGCTGTGGGACGTCAAGGACATGGACGAGGCGGTGGCCTGGGTGAAGCGCTGCCCCAACCCGATGCCCGGACCCAGCGAGATCGAGATCCGGCCGCTCTATGAGCTGGCGGACCTCATGGGCGAGTCCGACTGA